Proteins from a single region of Meles meles chromosome 10, mMelMel3.1 paternal haplotype, whole genome shotgun sequence:
- the PMPCB gene encoding mitochondrial-processing peptidase subunit beta, with translation MAATAVRGVMFPAVRRRLWGFTERLLVGGAARRSLYFGGNRLRSTQAATQVVLNVPETRVSRLDNGLRVASEDSGISTCTVGLWIDAGSRYENEKNNGTAHFLEHMAFKGTKKRSQLDLELEIENMGAHLNAYTSREQTVYYAKAFSKDLPRAVEILADIIQNSTLGEAEIERERGVILREMQEVETNLQEVVFDYLHATAYQNTALGRTILGPTENIKSINRKDLVDYITTHYKGPRIVLAAAGGVSHDELLELAKFHFGDSLSTHKGEIPALPPCKFTGSEIRVRDDKMPLAHIAVAVEAVGWAHPDTICLMVANTLIGNWDRSFGGGMNLSSKLAQLTCHGNLCHSFQSFNTSYTDTGLWGIYMVCEPATIADMLHVVQEEWMRLCTSITESEVARAKNLLKTNMLLQLDGSTPICEDIGRQMLCYNRRIPIPELEARINAVNAETIQEVCTKYIHTKSPALAAVGPIEQLPEFNQIHRNMCWLRD, from the exons ATGGCGGCGACGGCAGTCCGAGGGGTGATGTTCCCCGCGGTGCGGCGGCGGCTTTGGGGTTTCACGGAGAGACTTCTGGTTGGAGGCGCTGCCAGGAGG TCATTATACTTTGGAGGGAACAGATTGCGAAGTACACAGGCTGCTACGCAGGTGGTTCTGAATGTTCCTGAAACCAGAGTATCGCGTTTGGACAACGGACTCAGGGTGGCCTCTGAAGACTCTGGCATTTCAACATGCACA GTTGGGCTCTGGATTGATGCTGGAAGTCGCTAtgaaaatgagaagaataatGGCACAGCTCACTTTTTGGAGCATATGGCTTTCAAG gGCACCAAAAAGAGATCCCAGTTAGATCTGGAACTTGAGATTGAAAACATGGGTGCTCATCTCAATGCTTATACCTCCAGAGAGCAGACGGTGTATTATGCCAAAGCATTCTCTAAAGATCTTCCAAGAG cTGTAGAAATTCTTGCTGATATAATACAAAACAGCACATTGGGAGAAGCAGAGATTGAACGTGAGCGTGGTGTAATCCTTAGAGAGATGCAGGAAGTTGAAACCAATTTACAGGAAGTTGTTTTTGATTATCTTCATGCCACAGCTTATCAAAATACTGCACTTGGACGGACAATTTTGGGACCAACTGAAAATATCAA ATCTATAAATCGGAAGGACTTGGTGGATTATATAACCACACATTATAAGGGGCCAAGAATAGTACTTGCTGCTGCTGGAG GAGTTTCCCATGATGAACTGCTTGAGTTAGCAAAGTTTCATTTTGGTGACTCTTTGTCCACACACAAAGGAGAAATACCAGCTCTGCCTCCCTGCAAATTCACAGGAAGTGAG ATACGAGTGAGGGATGACAAGATGCCTTTGGCGCATATTGCAGTAGCTGTCGAGGCCGTTGGGTGGGCACATCCAGATACGATCTGTCTGATGGTTGCAAACACACTGATTGGCAACTGGGATCGCTCTTTTGGAGGAGGAATG AATCTCTCCAGCAAGCTGGCCCAGCTCACCTGCCATGGCAACCTCTGTCACAGCTTCCAGTCCTTCAACACTTCCTACACGGATACAGGATTGTGGGGAATCTATATGGTTTGTGAACCGGCCACCATTGCCGACATGCTACATGTTGTTCAAGAAGAATG GATGCGACTCTGTACAAGTATAACTGAAAGTGAAGTTGCACGAGCCAAAAATCTCCTGAAAACAAACATGTTGTTGCAGCTTGATG GTTCTACCCCAATCTGTGAAGATATTGGTAGGCAGATGTTATGTTACAACAGAAGAATTCCAATCCCTGAGCTTGAAGCAAGAATTAAT GCTGTAAATGCTGAGACGATTCAAGAAGTGTGCACCAAATACATTCATACTAAGAGTCCAGCTCTTGCTGCCGTCG gtCCCATTGAACAGCTGCCAGAGTTTAACCAAATTCACAGGAACATGTGCTGGCTTCGTGATTAA